The nucleotide sequence ggagtcgttcctcaCTCCAACCCacattggagaccatcttcccTATGAGTTCAACGGCTCCTTGAACCGTTTTAGAGAAGAAGGCTCCTCCAACAAACGCGTCCAGGTGATCGCGGGACATTGGGGTGAGCCCATTGTAAAAGTTCTGcaggatcagccagtcgtccatcccatgatgaggacaggcggccacgTACTCCTGCAGTCGTTCCCATGCTTCTGGAATGGACTCGTCCCTTGTCTGTTGGAAACTGGAAATTCGTCCACGAAGGGCATTcgttttgcccatcgggaagaatttTGAGAGGAATGCCGTAGAGCACTTGTCCCTGGTGTTAACGGCAGCACGGTTGGCATAAaaccactgcttcgctctcCCAAGAAGGGAGAACG is from Oryza sativa Japonica Group chromosome 9, ASM3414082v1 and encodes:
- the LOC136351853 gene encoding uncharacterized protein, which codes for MASKTLREFTAPSADNVAIRQQVNIGDVDFDLKSSLIMMAQASPFCGRPNKDANAHLQQFLKICSTYTIKGVSPNAVSFQQTRDESIPEAWERLQEYVAACPHHGMDDWLILQNFYNGLTPMSRDHLDAFVGGAFFSKTVQGAVELIGKMVSNVGWSEERLQTR